The sequence CGGTGGGCGTCACCGACGCTCCACCATACATTGCCGCATAGAAATCGGTGAATCGCTGCATAGTTATGCCATCCCCATCAACTGATCGAAGGGAACCTTTTCATCGGTTACCTTGGCCTTTTCCAGCACGTAGGCCACAACGTTGTCCTCCAGCACGATCGCCTCGATCTCGGCGCGGCGCTGGCGGTCCGACAGATAGTAGCTGACAACCTGAGCGGGCTGCTCGTAGTTCTGGGCGAACTCTTCGATGCGGGCGCGAACCTGCTCCGGCTTGGCCTGCAACTGAGCTTGTTTGACCAGCTCAGACACCAACAGACCCAGGCGAACACGGCGCTCGGATTCGGCTGCGAATACCTCTGCCGGCATGGGCATGTTTTCGGCATTGGGCACGCCGCGCTGCTTGAGCTCTTCACGGGCCTGAGCAATGCGGCCTTGCACGTCGTTATCGACCAGCGCTTTGGGCACATCAAACTTGGCAGCGTCGACCAACGAGTCCATCACGCTGGTCTTGGTGCGGCCTTGCGAACGGACCTTGACTTCACGCTCGATGTTGCTGCGGATATCAGCCTTGAGCTTTTCGACGTCAGCATCGGCCTGGCCCAGCGACTTGGCGAACTCGGCATCGACAGCAGGCAATACGGCCTCGGCCACTTCCTTGACGGTGATCGTGAACTCGGCGGTCTTGCCAGCGACTTCCTTGCCTTGATAGTCCTCGGGGAAGCTCAGGGGGAAGACCTTGGTCTCACCAGCCTTCAGGCCGCGCGCCGCTTCTTCGAACTCGGGCAACATACGGCCCTGGCCCAGAACGAAGGGGAAGTCCTCAGCCTTGCCGCCTTCGAAAGGCACGCCATCGATCGTGCCAGCGAAATCGAGAATGACGCGGTCGTCGTCTTGCGCGGCACGGCCTTCGCGAGTTTCGTAAGTAGCACGCTGCTTGCGCAGAACATCGAGTGTCTTGTTGACTTCAGCGTCGCTGACTTCGGTTTCGAAGCGCGTTACGGCAAGACCCGACAGATCAGGCACGGCGACTTCGGGATAGACTTCGAACGTCGCCGAGAAAGCCAGTGTGGCTTCGTCCACGCCTTCGGTCTTGGGCTCCAACGACGGGCTACCGGCCACGCGAAGCTTGGCGCCTTCGACGGCCTGCTCAAAGGCACGGCCGACTTGGGAGTTGATCACGTCATAGCGGATACTCGGACCATGGCTACGCTCGAGCATAGCCATCGGCGCTTTGCCGGGACGGAAACCCGGCACCTTGGCGGTGCGGGCCACGCGCTTGAGCTGCGCCTGGACTTCCTTTTCCACGTCGGCCACGGAAATGGCCAGATCAACACGGCGCTCCAGGCCGGAGAGGGTTTCAACCACAGGCTGCATCAAAAGACCTATTTTTCGAGGGATGAGAAGAAATCGAACCCGGCAAACGACGAATCGAACCGGGTAAACCAGCCATTTTACCGGAAAGTCGCCCGACAACCCCAATCCCCGTCCCGTAGCGCCCCGCAGATGGCCTCGCCGGAGGGGACTGTGGCCTGCAAAACGACACCTGCCGTTGCTAGAATGCGAGCCGCCTGAATCCCACTTCACCAAATAGGCTCGCAACGATGAACCCTCAACAGCCCCCTCGCCTCGGCATTCTGCCGGCCCTGATATTCAGCTCGCGCTGGCTGCAACTACCTCTCTACCTTGGCCTGATCGTCGCCCAGGGCGTCTACGTCTTTCTGTTTCTCAAGGAGCTATGGCATCTGGTGTCGCACACCAATAGCTTCGGCGAGATGGACATCATGCTCCTGGTGCTGGGGCTGATCGATGTCGTCATGATTTCCAACCTCCTGGTCATGGTGATCGTCGGTGGCTACGAAACCTTTGTTTCGCGCCTGCGCCTGGAAGGCCATCCGGATCAGCCTGAGTGGCTCAACCACGTCAATGCGAGCGTGCTCAAGGTAAAGCTTGCCATGGCGATCATCGGTATCTCTTCGATCCACTTGCTGCGCACGTTCATCGAAGCCGGCAACCTGGGATCAGACAATGCCCGCTTTACCGAAACCGGGGTTATGTGGCAAACCATCATTCACGTGGTATTCATACTCTCGGCGGTAGGCATCGCCTACGTAGATCGACTCACGAGCAGTGCAGACCACTAAGCCTCAAAAAATAAGGTTCATCGCGGAATAGCGTGGAGCCGTGCTTGATTGCCGTTACGCTTGATCCTTGATTTTTCAAGGATCAAGGCCGGGATCATGCTGGACCGCAAGACGATCGAGAGGTTGGGTGGGTGGGAAGGTTATCGGGTGGAGCGGGTCGTGTGGCCTGAAGGTGAGAGCCGGACGGTCACGATTTACCTGAAGCCTTCAGCGCGAACGATGCACTGCGAGCACTGCGGCAACCGATGTCGGCAGGTGCATGAGACGACCACGCGCCGGGTGCGGGATCTGCCGCTAATGGCGCTGCGAGTGACGCTGGTAGTGCCGCGTCGGCGGGTCTGGTGCGAGCAGTGCGGTGGACCGCATCTGGAGAGGCTGAGCTGGCTGGGCCGTTACCAGCGAGTGACCGACCGGCTGGCCGAGGTGACCTGCTCCCCGTGATTAGTACGAAATCGATGTAGAGTCCGTTCCCAAAGGAATGGCAATGAAGAAACGATTTACGGAAGAGCAAATCATCGGCGTGCTCAAGGAAGCCGATGCAGGTGCCAAGCCCGCAGAGTTGTGCCGCAAGCACGGAATCTCCGAGGCAACGTACTACAACTGGAAGGCGAAGTTCGGTGGCATGACGGTGTCGGACGCTCAGAGGCTCAAGGAGCTGGAGCAGGAGAACAACAAGCTCAAGAAGCTGTTGGCCGAGTCGATGCTGGACAAGGCGGCGCTTCAGGATCTGCTAAGCCGAAAGTAGTCAGCCCGCAGGCCAAACGCGAGGCGGTCAGGACATTAATGACCGAGCGCAGCATGGGTGTTACCCGGGCCTGTGGGCTGGTAGGAATTTCGCGGTCGCTGTTTGCCTACGAGAGCACACGCTCAGGCGATGCTGCGCTGACCGAGCGCATGAAAGAGATGGCAGTGGCGAAACGACGCTACGGCTATCGGAGGATCCATGTCAGCGCCGATGTAATACTGACCCACCGCGTCGGAGTAAATCTGACCCACCTGGGCGATGATGGCGGCCTTTTGGCCGCCGACAATGTTGACTCAGGAGCAAGCAGTGGAGATCAAGGTAATGGCGCGTCGCGGCGTCAGCATTCGGGAGATGGCCAAGCAGCTGGGCTGCTCACGCAACACGATCAGGCGGTATCTGCGTGAGGCTGGTGCCCAGCAGTACAAGCCCCGCGAGGCACGGACCACCAAGCTGGATCCGTACAAGGACTATCTGCACGGGCGCATCGAGGCGGCCCGGCCGCACTGGATTCCAGCAGCCGTGCTGCTGCGGGAGATTCAAGAACTGGGCTACCCCGGTGGTGTAACGCAGCTCAAGGAGTTTCTTAGCGGCTACAAGCACCAGGAGCCTGAACCGGTCGTTCGTTTTGAGACGCCGCCTGGCAAGCAGATGCAGGCCGACTTCACCCACATCCGGCGCGGCCGTGATCCCTTGATGGCCTTTGTCGCCACGCTGGGATACAGCCGTTCGAGCTGGGTGCGGTTCACCACCGATGAGCGCGCCGACACTTGGTTCGGATGTCTGCGTCAGGCCTTCATCTACTTCGGCGGCGTACCCCAGCACGTGTTGTTCGACAACGCGGGCGCCATCATCACCGAGCGCGATGCCTACGGCCCCGGCCAGCATCGCTGGCACAACGGGCTGTTGGCCGTCGCCCAGGAGTTCGGCTTCACCCCGCGTGTGTGCCAGCCTTATCGCGCCAAGACCAAGGGCAAGGTCGAACGCTTCAACGGATACCTGAAGGGCAGTTTCTGTGTCCCGTTGGCCGCGCCCCTCAAGCAGGCTGGCCTGCGCTTCGATGTGACGGCAGCCAACGCGCACGTCGGTCGCTGGCTCACGGAGGTGGCCGATCAGCGGCTGCATGGCACCACTCGGGAGAGACCCGCTAAGCGGTTGCAGGAAGAGCGCCTGGCGCTACTGCAGTTGCCTGCGCAACACGGCATGCTGGTGCCGGCCACGTCTCACCGGCCTGTGCCGCGAGAGAGCTTCCAGCACCCGCTGTCGGTCTATAACGAGTTGCTGGAGGTGCGAGCATGAACCTTCAACACAACCGCATCGAACAGATCTGCGATGTCCTGAAGCTGGAGCGTATCGGCAGCGAGTGGCCCGCCATGGCCCAGCAGTGCGCCCGCGAAGACGCCAGCCATGGCGACTTCCTGGAGCGCCTTCTGGGTATTGAGAACGACGCCCGGATCGAACGCCAGCGCGCCGCCCTGATGAAGATCGCCACGCTGCCCTCGGTCAAGACCATCGAAGACTATGACTTCGCCTTTGCCAGTGGTGCGCCGCGTGCCCAGATCCAGGAACTGGCGGCCCTGAGCTTTATCGAACGGGCTGAGAACGTGGTGTTCCTGGGACCCAGCGGCGTGGGCAAGAGCCACCTGGCGCAGGCATTGGCGTACCGCGCCGTCATGGCGGGCATCAAGACCCGGTTTCTGACTGCCGCCGACCTGATGATGCAGTTGGCCACGGCCCATAAGCAGGACCGGCTGCAGCAGTACTTCAACCGCGCTATCATCGGGCCGCGCCTGCTGGTGATCGATGAGATTGGCTATCTGCCCTTCGGGCGCGAGGAAGCAAACCTGTTCTTCAACGTGGTGGCCCAGCGCTACGAGCGTACCAGCATCATCGTCACCAGCAATCTGCCCTTCAGCCAGTGGGCCTCGTGCTTCTCTGAGGATCAGACGCTGACCGCTGCCTTGCTCGACCGCCTGCTGCACCACGCCCATATCGTGCAGATTGCCGGGGAAAGCTACCGGCTCAAGGACAAGCGCAAAGCAGGAAACATCAAGATCAGGAACTAGGTTTTTGAACGCCGGGGTGGGTCAGATTTACTCCGACGATTCCGACGAAAGTGGGTCAATTTTCAACCGGCGTTGACAGATCCATGTGCTCTTACGTCGCGAAGGCTGGCAAGCAAATCACAAGCGAATCTGGCGGCTGTACAGTCTGGCAGGGTTAAGCGTGCGAAAACGAAAGCGTAAGCGAATCGCGGCGACCGAGCGCGTGGTTCGCCCAGCGGCAATCGCGCCGAATCAGAGTTGGTCAATGGACTTTGTGGCCGACGGCCTAGCCTATGGCCGCCGATTCCGCTGTTTGACTATCGTCGATGACTACACTCGCGAATGCCTGGCCATCGAGGTCGATACGTCGTTGCCGGGACTGCGTGTTGCCATGGTGCTGCAACGGCTGGCGGAGATGCGTGGCCTGCCGCGATCTATTACCGTGGACAACGGGCCAGAGTTCGCCGGAAGAGCCTTGGACGCCTGGGCCTACCAAGCAGGCGTAAAGCTGTCGTTTATTCGGCCGGGTAAGCCGGTGGAGAACGCTTATATCGAAAGTTTCAACGGCAAGTTCCGCGACGAATGCCTTAACGAGCACTGGTTCTTGTCCCTGCGACAGGCTAAAAGCTTGATCGAAAACTGGCGAGTCGAGTACAACACCGATCGGCCTCACAGCGCGCTCGGATATTTAACGCCGGCGCAATTCGTGCAGGCTCATCAGAAAGAAGGTCTTTTACCCCTGGGCTCTATGTCGGTGCCGTACTAAATCTGGGGGCAGGTCACGGTGAATAATAGCGAAACGCAAGGTTTCCCCGCCCAGGTGTGTCATTAATTCAACGCCTTCTTGCTGGGCGTCAATATTCTCTGCGTGCTCATAAGGCAAATAAATGAACGCGCGCAATTCCGTGTCGACTTCCCGATCCAGTCCATGCGCGACAGCGCGTCGCGCCACAGCCAGCGCCAGACCGTCGGTGGCAAACATATGGCCCGTGCCACGAAAGGCATTGCGCGGGAACTGGTCCAGCAGCACGAGCAGTGCCAGCACCCCATCAGCGCTGCCTTCCCAGTCAAAAAGCTCTCCCCGCGCGGCAGCGAAATGCGCCTCGAGGAAGCGCTCCCTGAATTCGCGGTCGAAGGCAACATCCCGTGCGAACCAGCGCTGCGGGCCGGCATGACGCCAGAAATCGAGTACATCCGAAGACTGGCAAGACGACGAAGAAGGCATGACGGACCTCTATCAAGAAGGATGTCGCGCGCCCACCGGGCGCGCGGCAGGGACAGGCAACAAAAAAGCCCCTTGCGGGGCTCGGCTTTGGCCTAGATTCAGCTATTTATTAGATGATCTGAATCTTGGTTGCCTGGGGACCCTTGGGGCCCATCGCCGTGACGTAGCTCACGCGCTGGTTCTCTTCGAGGGTCTTGAAGCCATTGGACTGGATCTCGGAGAAATGAGCGAACAGGTCCTTGCCACCCGATTCCGGGGTGATAAAGCCATAACCTTTCTCTGCGTTGAACCACTTAACGACGCCGGTTTCCATACTGTATTTCCTAAGATAGTGGGTGCGGATGCACCCGGAGCCACGATGCAATCAAGGAGGGGACAGCAGGACAATAACTGATGCCGGAAAAGGCACGGCACTGAACAGACTTCGCAACACTTGATCTCTCGTGCCGACACTATCGTCAGGTTCCTCTCCTAAGTCAAGATAATCCATAAAAATACGTCCGAAGAATGCAACAAATAGAAACTGCCGTTACGCTCTGCTTTATCTTCGTGTCAATATTTGGATGTGTCTTATTTACTAATAATCAAAGAGATAGCGAAGAAAAGCCCCCTCCAGCCGCCCCGGTTTGCTCACTCTTCGATCGGAAGACCCAGCAGATCCAGGGCTGCAGCAAAACAGTCCACATCTGCGCAAAAGAAGACCACCACGTCAGCAGGGTTGAGATTCTCTAGCACTTCATCGATCTGCTCCTGGGCGCCATCCACCGTATCGACAGAAGCCGCATGAATCGAGGCCCCATCAGACAGGGCTTCGGGCGGGACGAAATCCGCGATAGAGTCCAGATCCGGCACACCCAACACGATGTAGACACCAAAGGGGATGCCATCCACCGTAGTCTGCAGGCTGATACCCGAGTCGAATTCGCCGGTCTGGCTACTGATAATTTCCATTGATACTTTCCTGGTTGGCCACATGGCTGTCATGATCGTGCGCCGGAACGGCTGCCCCCCGCATACGCCTGGTCAGAAGTGCGCACGCGCAGGCAATGACCAGACTAAAAAGGCCACCGGCTGCCGCTAGGAGCCAGGCCATACCCCCGCTCGCCATGGGCGGCGTCATCCATGCCACGGCCCCCGCAACGAGGGCGGAGGCCAATGCCACGGCACGCAAGGTGGACCCTAGAGTTTTCCGACAGCCAGCAGCCACGCCAGCGCATAGCGCAAACGTGACAGTGGCCGTCATGAACCAGAACAGACTCTCCTCGGGCATGCCGAAACTCCGCGCA comes from Bordetella holmesii ATCC 51541 and encodes:
- the tig gene encoding trigger factor is translated as MQPVVETLSGLERRVDLAISVADVEKEVQAQLKRVARTAKVPGFRPGKAPMAMLERSHGPSIRYDVINSQVGRAFEQAVEGAKLRVAGSPSLEPKTEGVDEATLAFSATFEVYPEVAVPDLSGLAVTRFETEVSDAEVNKTLDVLRKQRATYETREGRAAQDDDRVILDFAGTIDGVPFEGGKAEDFPFVLGQGRMLPEFEEAARGLKAGETKVFPLSFPEDYQGKEVAGKTAEFTITVKEVAEAVLPAVDAEFAKSLGQADADVEKLKADIRSNIEREVKVRSQGRTKTSVMDSLVDAAKFDVPKALVDNDVQGRIAQAREELKQRGVPNAENMPMPAEVFAAESERRVRLGLLVSELVKQAQLQAKPEQVRARIEEFAQNYEQPAQVVSYYLSDRQRRAEIEAIVLEDNVVAYVLEKAKVTDEKVPFDQLMGMA
- a CDS encoding istB-like ATP binding family protein yields the protein MNLQHNRIEQICDVLKLERIGSEWPAMAQQCAREDASHGDFLERLLGIENDARIERQRAALMKIATLPSVKTIEDYDFAFASGAPRAQIQELAALSFIERAENVVFLGPSGVGKSHLAQALAYRAVMAGIKTRFLTAADLMMQLATAHKQDRLQQYFNRAIIGPRLLVIDEIGYLPFGREEANLFFNVVAQRYERTSIIVTSNLPFSQWASCFSEDQTLTAALLDRLLHHAHIVQIAGESYRLKDKRKAGNIKIRN
- a CDS encoding 'Cold-shock' DNA-binding domain protein; translation: METGVVKWFNAEKGYGFITPESGGKDLFAHFSEIQSNGFKTLEENQRVSYVTAMGPKGPQATKIQII
- a CDS encoding integrase core domain protein — its product is MRKRKRKRIAATERVVRPAAIAPNQSWSMDFVADGLAYGRRFRCLTIVDDYTRECLAIEVDTSLPGLRVAMVLQRLAEMRGLPRSITVDNGPEFAGRALDAWAYQAGVKLSFIRPGKPVENAYIESFNGKFRDECLNEHWFLSLRQAKSLIENWRVEYNTDRPHSALGYLTPAQFVQAHQKEGLLPLGSMSVPY
- a CDS encoding integrase core domain protein; protein product: MLLREIQELGYPGGVTQLKEFLSGYKHQEPEPVVRFETPPGKQMQADFTHIRRGRDPLMAFVATLGYSRSSWVRFTTDERADTWFGCLRQAFIYFGGVPQHVLFDNAGAIITERDAYGPGQHRWHNGLLAVAQEFGFTPRVCQPYRAKTKGKVERFNGYLKGSFCVPLAAPLKQAGLRFDVTAANAHVGRWLTEVADQRLHGTTRERPAKRLQEERLALLQLPAQHGMLVPATSHRPVPRESFQHPLSVYNELLEVRA
- a CDS encoding helix-turn-helix domain of transposase ISL3 family protein; translated protein: MLDRKTIERLGGWEGYRVERVVWPEGESRTVTIYLKPSARTMHCEHCGNRCRQVHETTTRRVRDLPLMALRVTLVVPRRRVWCEQCGGPHLERLSWLGRYQRVTDRLAEVTCSP
- a CDS encoding putative transposase translates to MPQARNLRGNVLQLEGEVRWHDGVGRSEAQGAGAGEQQAQEAVGRVDAGQGGASGSAKPKVVSPQAKREAVRTLMTERSMGVTRACGLVGISRSLFAYESTRSGDAALTERMKEMAVAKRRYGYRRIHVSADVILTHRVGVNLTHLGDDGGLLAADNVDSGASSGDQGNGASRRQHSGDGQAAGLLTQHDQAVSA